Proteins co-encoded in one Hyalangium ruber genomic window:
- a CDS encoding chemotaxis protein CheA: MTMDMSRYLGLFVTEASEHLEALGRDLVQLEKEGGAAAVDSMFRHAHSVKGMASSMGFEPIATLAHRVEDLVDAVRQDSSRLNRELVDLLLSATDTLLAQVRSVAENKPPEEAGALLSQLAARVSAITGQAPAPTRVMKATALRTPPPVPRTPEGGVAPPPGKVTPPPIGIAPAASNVVAHPAAAPAPNTAVGAPPPGAAGAAATPGEASVAGPAPTRWTVKVRIVPTCQVPGVRAFLVQKRLSGLGTLSELRPPLDELKAGRIPDGLIQCEVETASGESGIQAALRNVSEVELVSIKAVISSPPPAPLPAPNTEAPRGASGEAAPRTVRVRTELLDYFLDTVGELMLATARLREVGKELPENVRPPLEEGVYRLHTLVKDLHDKVMSARMTPLSLITDRLPRTARDIARKRGREVDLVVTGAEIELDRAILDELTDPMLHILRNCIDHGIEAPQDREAAGKPSKGKVQVSVRRARDRVIIEVEDDGRGMDPEKLKAAALARGAITAEVAARLSDRDAFMLACLPGVSTAKDVSEISGRGVGMDAVKRVVENVGGTLEIDSEKGKGTRFTLRLPLTVAVVHLLLVEVGEEVFGLPIAKVLGATEADAEALSKSRETALLPHGNTLLPVHALNTLLGIPAPFRQGVRPFVVMEGDAGKVALAVDRLLGQEEVVLKPLSRPLDLLPGLSGVTILGSGRPVFILDVPRLLSA, translated from the coding sequence ATGACGATGGACATGTCCCGGTACCTCGGGCTCTTCGTCACCGAGGCCAGCGAGCACCTCGAGGCGCTCGGCAGAGACCTTGTCCAACTGGAGAAGGAGGGTGGGGCCGCCGCGGTGGACTCGATGTTCCGCCACGCCCACTCCGTCAAGGGCATGGCCTCCTCGATGGGCTTCGAGCCCATCGCCACGCTGGCGCACCGCGTGGAGGACCTGGTGGACGCCGTGCGCCAGGACTCGAGCCGGCTCAACCGGGAGCTGGTGGACCTGCTCCTGTCGGCCACGGACACGCTCCTGGCGCAGGTGCGCTCGGTGGCGGAGAACAAGCCGCCCGAGGAGGCTGGGGCGCTGCTGTCCCAGCTGGCCGCGCGGGTGTCGGCCATCACCGGCCAGGCGCCGGCGCCCACCCGGGTGATGAAGGCCACGGCCCTGCGCACGCCGCCGCCGGTGCCGCGCACGCCCGAGGGTGGGGTGGCTCCGCCGCCGGGCAAGGTGACGCCTCCTCCCATCGGCATCGCGCCCGCCGCCTCGAATGTGGTGGCGCACCCGGCGGCCGCCCCCGCTCCGAACACGGCGGTGGGAGCGCCGCCCCCGGGCGCGGCGGGAGCCGCGGCGACTCCGGGCGAGGCCTCGGTCGCGGGACCGGCGCCGACGCGCTGGACGGTGAAGGTGCGCATCGTCCCGACGTGCCAGGTGCCCGGGGTGCGCGCGTTCCTGGTGCAGAAGCGGCTCTCGGGGCTGGGGACGCTCTCCGAGCTGCGGCCGCCGCTGGATGAGCTGAAGGCCGGGCGCATTCCGGACGGGCTCATCCAGTGCGAGGTGGAGACGGCGTCGGGCGAGTCGGGCATCCAGGCGGCGCTGAGGAACGTGTCGGAGGTGGAGCTGGTCTCCATCAAGGCCGTCATCTCTTCGCCCCCTCCGGCGCCATTACCGGCGCCCAACACCGAGGCCCCGCGTGGCGCCTCGGGTGAGGCGGCGCCGCGCACGGTGCGCGTGCGCACGGAGCTGCTGGACTACTTCCTGGACACGGTGGGCGAGCTGATGCTCGCCACGGCGCGCCTGCGCGAGGTGGGCAAGGAGCTGCCGGAGAACGTGCGCCCGCCGCTGGAGGAGGGCGTCTACCGGCTGCACACGCTGGTGAAGGACCTGCACGACAAGGTCATGTCGGCGCGCATGACGCCGCTGTCCCTCATCACCGACCGGCTGCCTCGGACGGCGCGGGACATCGCTCGCAAGCGTGGGCGCGAGGTGGACCTGGTCGTCACCGGCGCGGAGATCGAGCTGGACCGGGCCATCCTGGACGAGCTGACGGATCCGATGCTGCACATCCTGCGCAACTGCATCGACCACGGCATTGAAGCGCCTCAGGACCGCGAGGCGGCGGGCAAGCCCTCGAAGGGCAAGGTGCAGGTCTCGGTGCGCCGCGCGCGGGACCGGGTGATCATCGAGGTGGAGGACGACGGGCGGGGCATGGACCCGGAGAAGCTCAAGGCGGCGGCGCTGGCGCGCGGCGCCATCACGGCGGAGGTGGCGGCGCGCCTGTCCGACCGCGACGCCTTCATGCTCGCTTGCCTGCCTGGCGTGTCCACCGCCAAGGACGTGTCGGAGATCTCCGGCCGCGGTGTGGGAATGGACGCCGTGAAGCGGGTGGTGGAGAACGTGGGCGGCACGCTGGAGATCGACAGCGAGAAGGGCAAGGGCACGCGCTTCACGCTGCGGCTGCCGCTGACGGTGGCGGTGGTACACCTGCTGCTGGTGGAGGTGGGCGAGGAGGTGTTCGGGCTGCCGATCGCCAAGGTGCTGGGGGCGACGGAGGCGGACGCGGAGGCGCTCAGCAAGAGCCGGGAGACGGCGCTGCTGCCGCACGGTAATACGCTGCTGCCGGTGCATGCGCTCAATACGCTTCTGGGCATTCCGGCGCCGTTCCGGCAAGGGGTGCGGCCGTTCGTGGTGATGGAGGGGGATGCGGGGAAGGTCGCACTGGCAGTGGATCGACTGTTGGGACAGGAAGAAGTGGTGTTGAAACCACTCTCGAGGCCCTTGGACTTGCTGCCGGGCCTTTCTGGGGTGACGATTCTAGGAAGTGGCCGTCCGGTCTTCATCCTGGACGTGCCGAGGTTACTGTCCGCGTGA
- a CDS encoding response regulator, with the protein MAKRVLVVDDAIFMRNMIKDIFASGGFEVVGEAANGLEAVEKYKDLKPDLTTMDIVMPFKSGIEATREILKHDSGAVVIMCSALGQESLVMEAIEAGASDFIVKPFRAEDVLAVVKKVLGDG; encoded by the coding sequence ATGGCTAAGCGGGTCCTGGTCGTCGACGACGCCATCTTCATGCGCAACATGATCAAGGACATCTTCGCGTCCGGCGGGTTCGAGGTCGTCGGCGAGGCGGCCAACGGACTCGAGGCCGTGGAGAAGTACAAGGATCTCAAGCCGGACCTCACGACGATGGACATCGTCATGCCGTTCAAGAGCGGCATCGAGGCCACGCGCGAAATCCTCAAGCATGACAGTGGCGCGGTGGTCATCATGTGCTCGGCGCTCGGGCAGGAGAGCCTGGTGATGGAGGCCATCGAGGCGGGAGCCTCGGACTTCATCGTCAAGCCGTTCCGGGCCGAGGACGTGCTGGCCGTGGTGAAGAAGGTGCTGGGCGACGGCTAG
- a CDS encoding chemotaxis protein CheW yields the protein MRHVIFRVEKERYGLPLSAVREVVVPPSRFTRVPRAPTAISGVMNLRGRVVTVVEMRQLLGLPEGQTPFSRVLLLDRGRRDLGFLVTDVDGIEALERVSTAAPGKQVPAVRGVARLKGLGVTVLDPEGLDAAVVALFTPQK from the coding sequence GTGCGGCACGTCATCTTCCGGGTCGAGAAGGAGCGCTACGGACTGCCGCTCTCGGCGGTCCGAGAGGTGGTGGTGCCGCCTTCGCGCTTCACCCGGGTGCCGCGCGCCCCTACGGCCATCTCCGGGGTGATGAACCTGCGGGGTCGGGTCGTCACAGTGGTGGAAATGCGTCAGCTCCTGGGGTTGCCGGAGGGCCAGACTCCTTTTTCCCGCGTGCTCCTGCTGGACCGAGGGCGGCGAGACCTGGGATTCTTGGTCACGGACGTAGACGGTATCGAGGCGTTGGAGCGGGTGAGCACGGCGGCCCCGGGCAAGCAGGTGCCGGCGGTGCGCGGGGTGGCGAGGCTGAAGGGGTTGGGGGTGACCGTGCTAGACCCGGAAGGACTGGATGCGGCGGTGGTTGCCTTGTTCACCCCTCAGAAGTGA
- a CDS encoding methyl-accepting chemotaxis protein — protein MRRPLRDELTPGLTPRREPVQRLLRSVEPTGTERVLSLQRKILTGYVLLGAALTCALIILQRFDVRLRVQLPVAIVITLTAAATLPRLLARVNRVRVLSRSAFEISQGDLSKPVDAEPSTPRDEIDELTNAIGRMQENLRELVGKIQDTAKSVADTAIDLQRSAENVNGSTEEVGSSMKKIADGAEAQSQLVSKASTVITSMARSIQRTAASAEDAARTVAETSSAAEDGSKAALLAGEKVKKVFNRIEAASQQVFAFGEKTQEISKIVDAITQVAQQTNLLALNATIEAARAGEYGRGFAVVADEVRKLAESAGRSAEQISRLARDISGQSTAVVSAMKEGIEELSEGREDLTNIVRSMGAITDTVRKGAEKVHLISESAREQLEGREEMVKAIQEISQVAVDNATSTEAIQTVIQEQTSAVARMTMLANELTNTSEELQSVVRSFRLQ, from the coding sequence GTGCGCCGCCCCCTTCGCGACGAACTCACTCCTGGCCTCACCCCACGCCGCGAGCCCGTGCAGCGGCTTCTGCGCTCCGTGGAGCCCACCGGCACCGAGCGGGTCCTCTCGCTACAGCGGAAGATCCTCACCGGCTACGTGCTGCTCGGCGCGGCGCTGACGTGCGCGCTCATCATCCTGCAGCGCTTCGATGTGCGCCTGCGGGTGCAGCTGCCCGTCGCCATCGTCATCACCCTGACGGCGGCGGCCACGCTGCCCAGGCTGCTGGCGCGGGTGAACCGCGTGCGCGTGCTGTCGCGCTCCGCGTTCGAGATCTCCCAGGGCGACCTGTCCAAGCCCGTGGACGCCGAGCCCTCCACCCCGCGCGATGAAATCGATGAGCTGACCAACGCCATCGGCCGGATGCAGGAGAACCTGCGCGAGCTGGTGGGAAAGATTCAGGACACCGCCAAGAGCGTGGCGGACACCGCCATCGACCTGCAGCGCTCGGCGGAGAACGTCAACGGCTCCACGGAGGAAGTGGGCTCGTCGATGAAGAAGATCGCCGACGGCGCCGAGGCCCAGTCCCAACTGGTGAGCAAGGCCTCCACGGTGATTACCTCCATGGCCCGCTCCATCCAGCGCACGGCGGCCAGCGCCGAGGACGCGGCGCGCACCGTGGCGGAGACGAGCAGCGCGGCCGAGGACGGCTCGAAGGCGGCCCTGCTCGCCGGCGAGAAGGTGAAGAAGGTGTTCAACCGCATCGAGGCCGCGAGCCAGCAGGTGTTCGCCTTCGGTGAGAAGACGCAGGAGATCTCGAAGATCGTCGACGCCATCACCCAGGTGGCGCAGCAGACGAACCTCCTGGCGCTCAACGCCACCATCGAGGCGGCGCGCGCGGGCGAGTACGGCCGCGGCTTCGCGGTGGTCGCCGACGAGGTGCGCAAGCTGGCCGAGAGCGCGGGCCGCTCCGCCGAGCAGATCTCCCGCCTGGCGCGCGACATCTCCGGTCAGTCGACCGCCGTGGTGTCCGCCATGAAGGAGGGCATCGAGGAGCTGTCCGAGGGCCGCGAGGACCTGACCAACATCGTGCGCTCCATGGGCGCCATCACCGACACCGTGCGCAAGGGCGCCGAGAAGGTGCACCTCATCTCCGAGAGCGCCCGCGAGCAGCTGGAAGGCCGCGAGGAGATGGTGAAGGCCATCCAGGAGATTTCGCAGGTGGCGGTGGACAACGCCACCTCCACCGAGGCCATCCAGACGGTCATCCAGGAGCAGACCAGCGCCGTGGCGCGGATGACGATGCTGGCCAACGAGCTGACCAACACCTCCGAAGAGCTGCAGAGCGTGGTCCGCAGCTTCCGCCTCCAGTGA
- the thiL gene encoding thiamine-phosphate kinase, with product MRGEFSLIERFLAEFPRARVPLGPGDDCAVLAPSRGALCVTTDAVVEDVHFTRAHFSPEDIGHKALAVNLSDLAAMGATPRWFLCALALPKDFPERALLRLARGMSTLAREHRIALVGGNFTSARELSITVTAAGELQRSPLTRSGGRPGDLLYMSGTLGEARLGLNQLQAGKRRGPAVLRQRRPVPRVALGRLASRFASAALDISDGLAQDLGHLCEASGVGAEVELAHLPITPAVRAALGPEGALAGGEDYELLLALPPARVKAFERACARAAQRVTRIGRLTRERRRVLRDPDGRLIAPPAGFDHFRSNGRVD from the coding sequence ATGCGCGGTGAGTTCTCCCTCATCGAGCGGTTCCTGGCGGAGTTTCCCCGGGCGCGCGTGCCGCTGGGCCCGGGAGACGACTGCGCGGTGCTGGCGCCCTCGCGCGGCGCGCTGTGCGTCACCACGGACGCGGTGGTGGAGGACGTCCACTTCACCCGCGCGCACTTCTCTCCCGAGGACATCGGCCACAAGGCGCTGGCGGTGAACCTGTCCGACCTGGCCGCCATGGGCGCCACGCCGCGCTGGTTCCTGTGCGCGCTGGCCCTGCCGAAGGACTTCCCCGAGCGGGCGCTGTTGCGGCTGGCGCGGGGCATGAGCACGCTGGCGCGGGAGCACCGCATCGCGCTCGTGGGCGGCAACTTCACCTCCGCGCGTGAGCTCTCCATCACCGTCACCGCCGCCGGAGAGCTCCAGCGGTCGCCGCTGACACGCTCGGGCGGCCGGCCGGGAGACCTCCTTTATATGTCCGGGACCTTGGGAGAGGCGCGGCTGGGGCTGAACCAGCTCCAGGCCGGCAAGCGCCGAGGTCCCGCCGTCCTCCGGCAGCGTCGCCCCGTTCCCCGGGTGGCGCTGGGGCGCCTGGCCTCCCGCTTCGCCTCCGCCGCCTTGGACATCTCCGATGGGCTGGCGCAGGACCTGGGACACCTCTGCGAGGCCTCGGGTGTAGGCGCGGAGGTGGAGCTTGCCCACCTGCCCATCACACCCGCGGTGCGTGCGGCCCTGGGGCCCGAGGGGGCGCTGGCGGGAGGCGAGGACTACGAGCTGCTGCTGGCGCTGCCTCCCGCTCGGGTGAAGGCCTTCGAGCGGGCCTGCGCTCGGGCGGCACAGCGCGTTACCCGGATTGGCCGGCTCACCCGAGAGCGCCGCCGGGTACTGCGCGACCCCGACGGACGGTTGATCGCCCCTCCAGCGGGCTTCGATCATTTCCGTTCTAATGGGCGGGTAGATTGA
- a CDS encoding sensor histidine kinase codes for MNGDQGHSPWGAPPPPRPDSLLLREPPLAELFDQHSFEEVVKGFVTLHGAGAQVLDLRGTRVTGAEGPSGAFCAHATSGASGAEQCAARAPLGAGATLAVLSCPSGPRYLVLPVRWEGAELGRVLFGPLTPEEQAALPWERLDLMRAGTAPSPLARAVAYFSRVVEGLMVAGHRSWLASRIQLESAGEIHRELEVRDARMAVLDKRLREVDRMQSSFLGTVSHELRTPLASIIAYSELLSEGLTGPLNTEQRQCVQSITEMGRTLLDLITSILDISQLDAGKLRLAFAPVDAAEIVVTAVSSVTPQAKRKGLNVDVRLPEHRQPRVLADKGRLQQVLVNLLANAVKFTVQGGVRVRVSEVGPQPELEATGYRIDVEDTGVGIREDHFERIFQSFYQVDSSSTREFGGVGLGLAIVKRFVEGHGGKVLVTSVPGEGSCFTVVLPARPPQTGDGAVHVLPPMPEPDRF; via the coding sequence ATGAATGGAGATCAGGGACATTCCCCCTGGGGGGCCCCGCCGCCTCCTCGCCCGGACTCCCTCCTGCTGCGCGAGCCGCCGCTGGCGGAGCTGTTTGATCAGCACTCCTTCGAAGAGGTGGTGAAGGGCTTCGTCACCCTGCATGGCGCGGGCGCGCAGGTGCTGGACCTGCGGGGCACGCGTGTGACGGGCGCCGAGGGGCCCTCCGGGGCCTTCTGTGCCCACGCCACCTCGGGGGCTTCCGGGGCCGAGCAGTGCGCGGCCCGGGCGCCGCTGGGCGCGGGCGCCACGCTGGCGGTGCTCTCCTGTCCCTCGGGCCCGCGCTACCTGGTGCTGCCGGTGCGCTGGGAGGGGGCCGAGCTGGGGCGCGTGCTCTTCGGTCCTCTCACGCCCGAGGAGCAGGCGGCCTTGCCCTGGGAACGCCTGGACCTGATGCGAGCGGGTACCGCCCCCTCGCCGCTGGCGCGGGCGGTGGCGTACTTCTCCCGGGTGGTGGAGGGGCTGATGGTGGCGGGGCACCGCTCGTGGCTCGCCAGCCGCATCCAGCTCGAGTCGGCGGGGGAGATCCACCGCGAGCTGGAGGTGCGAGACGCGCGCATGGCGGTGCTCGACAAGCGGCTGCGGGAGGTGGACCGGATGCAGTCCAGCTTCCTGGGCACCGTGAGCCACGAGCTGCGCACGCCCCTGGCCTCCATCATCGCGTACTCGGAGCTGCTGTCCGAGGGGCTCACCGGGCCGCTCAACACCGAGCAGCGCCAGTGCGTGCAGTCCATCACGGAGATGGGGCGCACGCTGTTGGACCTCATCACCTCCATCCTGGACATCAGCCAGCTGGACGCGGGCAAGCTGCGGCTGGCCTTCGCGCCGGTGGACGCGGCGGAGATCGTCGTGACGGCGGTGTCGAGCGTGACGCCCCAGGCCAAGCGCAAGGGGCTCAACGTGGACGTGCGGCTGCCCGAGCACCGGCAGCCCCGGGTGCTGGCGGACAAGGGGCGGCTGCAGCAGGTGCTGGTGAACCTGCTGGCCAACGCGGTGAAGTTCACCGTGCAGGGCGGCGTGCGCGTCCGGGTCTCCGAGGTGGGGCCGCAGCCGGAGCTGGAGGCGACGGGCTACCGCATCGACGTCGAGGACACTGGCGTCGGCATCCGGGAAGACCACTTCGAGCGCATCTTCCAGAGCTTCTACCAGGTGGACTCCAGCTCCACCCGGGAGTTCGGAGGCGTGGGGCTGGGGCTGGCCATCGTGAAGCGCTTCGTGGAGGGGCACGGCGGCAAGGTGCTCGTCACGAGCGTGCCGGGCGAGGGCTCGTGCTTCACGGTGGTGCTGCCAGCGCGCCCGCCGCAGACGGGAGATGGAGCGGTCCACGTGCTGCCGCCCATGCCCGAGCCGGACCGCTTCTGA
- a CDS encoding GTP-binding protein encodes MQLNHAQRELTLKIVYYGPGLSGKTTNLRQLYARARPEVRGRLLSVETRDDRTLFFDVLPVFFSSSNGYNVKVKLLTVPGQVVHVATRRIVLRSADAVAFVADSRRSATEENNRYWHSLREDMRENGLDPDRVPVVIQFNKRDLPDTRTDEELERVRQRGREPVVGAVALRGEGVCETFHELMQSAWVRLDADTRLARNIGLGEEEFLGRIFRHMNLAGTKLAGRYEAEGASQGGEG; translated from the coding sequence TTGCAACTCAACCACGCCCAGCGCGAGCTCACACTGAAGATCGTCTACTACGGGCCTGGGCTCAGTGGGAAGACAACCAACCTGCGCCAGCTCTATGCCCGCGCGCGGCCCGAGGTGCGTGGTCGGCTGCTGTCCGTGGAGACCCGGGACGACCGCACGCTTTTCTTCGACGTGCTGCCCGTCTTCTTCTCCTCCTCCAACGGGTACAACGTGAAGGTGAAGCTGCTCACGGTGCCCGGGCAGGTGGTGCATGTCGCGACGCGCCGCATCGTCCTGCGCTCGGCCGACGCGGTGGCCTTCGTCGCCGACAGCCGCCGCAGCGCCACCGAGGAGAACAACCGGTACTGGCACAGCCTGCGCGAGGACATGCGGGAGAACGGGTTGGATCCGGACCGGGTGCCCGTGGTCATCCAGTTCAACAAGCGGGACTTGCCCGACACCCGGACGGATGAGGAGCTGGAGCGGGTGCGCCAGCGGGGCCGGGAGCCGGTGGTGGGGGCGGTGGCCCTGCGGGGTGAAGGGGTGTGCGAGACGTTCCACGAGCTGATGCAGTCGGCTTGGGTACGGCTTGACGCGGACACCCGGCTGGCGCGCAACATTGGCCTGGGGGAAGAGGAGTTCCTGGGCCGGATCTTCCGTCACATGAACCTCGCGGGCACGAAGCTGGCGGGGCGTTACGAGGCCGAAGGTGCCTCCCAAGGTGGTGAGGGATGA
- a CDS encoding GNAT family N-acetyltransferase, producing MTMKQVDPGVEAGTVPVLEPNSLPNDLVSALKMAQPSDEDMGTVAALRASSDPWKSRGETQEESLQALTQLRPYIQVAKLQSQVVGYVTVERDGPVPGAAYMRNIVVRPDLRKRGLGMVLLNHAVNTARDMYRKTIALRVDPANGPAVSFYRKAGFTTVATVVSKKSGKLRLLMSREL from the coding sequence ATGACGATGAAGCAGGTGGACCCCGGCGTCGAGGCCGGTACGGTGCCGGTGCTGGAGCCCAACAGCCTGCCCAATGACTTGGTCTCGGCGTTGAAGATGGCGCAGCCGAGTGACGAGGACATGGGTACGGTGGCGGCCCTGCGCGCCAGCTCCGATCCCTGGAAGAGCCGGGGCGAGACGCAGGAGGAGAGCCTGCAGGCGCTCACCCAGCTGCGCCCCTACATCCAGGTGGCGAAGCTGCAGAGCCAGGTGGTGGGCTACGTGACGGTGGAGCGCGACGGCCCGGTTCCGGGCGCGGCGTACATGCGCAACATCGTCGTGCGGCCGGACCTGCGCAAGCGCGGCCTGGGCATGGTGTTGCTCAACCACGCCGTCAACACGGCGCGCGACATGTACCGCAAGACGATCGCGCTCCGCGTGGATCCGGCCAACGGGCCGGCGGTGAGCTTCTACCGCAAGGCGGGCTTCACCACCGTGGCGACGGTGGTGTCCAAGAAGTCCGGCAAGCTGCGCCTGTTGATGTCCCGCGAGCTGTAG